The Vibrio tasmaniensis genomic sequence GAAAACACTGATCTCCTAACCGAAGTCGCGGTTGCTTACTATCAAGATGGTGCGACTCAAGAAGAGATTTCCAAAAAGTTCTCTATCTCTCGTGCAAAGGTTGGTCGAATGCTCAAACAAGCCCGCGATGAAGGGATTGTCGAGATCACCGTGAAATACCACCCAGTATTCAGCGCGAAGATCGAACAACGTTTGATCGAACGATTTGGTGTGAAGCGTGCGCTTGTAGCACTAGATCAACCGAACGAAGAGAAGCAACGTCTTCAAGTTGCAGGCTTGGTGTCTAATTACCTAACGAGCACACTGAAAAATGGCATGGTGGTGACAGTAGGACAAGGCCGTAACGTATCGTCTGTTGCTCACCACACTGGCGTAATTACTCCTCGTGATTGTAAGTTTGTATGTGGCATTGGCGGTATTCACCCAAGAGGCGGTATGTTTAATGCTGACCATATATGTAGACAACTCGCCAAGAAATACGGTGGATCTTCTGAAACCTTGTACGCGCCTGCTTATGCAGAGAATAAAGCGCAAAAATCCGCGTTCATGGAAAACAGCACCGTTAAACAAACACTCGATCTTGCCCGAAAAGCCGATGTTGCATTAGTGGGTATTGGTGATATGAGTGAAAACAGCTATATGGTCGACCTAGGTTGGTTTACGGCGGGAGAGGTCGTTCAATCTCGTTTACTACAAGGTGTGGTTGGTGACTTTGCGGGTTATGACTTTTTCGACGTTCACGGCAAAGCCGCGAATACCGTAATGAGTGACCGAGTAATCGGTTTAGGTTTGGAAGAGTTCCGTCCTATCGCGGAAGTTATCGCCATCGCTGCCGAGAACAGTAAGCCATTAGCTTTGTTAGGCGCGTTAAGAACTGGCGTGGTTGACGTGATTGCGACGAGTGTAAGTAATGCTTTAACCGTGCTTAACTTAGATGAGCAGTTGAAACATGCGTCTCCATAGTTAATTCTTTTGTAAATATCTATTATTTTAATAAGTTCGCGGGTTAGTTAAATTGTCCAATAATAAAAGATAGAATTATCCATTATCTATCTTTTGTTTTTATAAATTTATACGACCATAATTAATTCTTATGTCTTAGCCTATAAGTAATATTTATAGGTTTAGTGATAAAGTTAATTGGTTAATATAATTCCTCATTGATAAAGTCTCGTTTTATTTAATAAATGAATTACCTCTTTCAGAGAAATTCAAATAACGAGATTATCCTAATGAGGACAAAATTAATTTGTACATTTATTACAGCAGTCATTGCTGTTTGCTCTGTACAAGCGACTACTTTACCTGCGCCAACTTGGCACACAATGACCTTTATTGATGGCAGTACAAAAGAGCTGCGCTTAATGGGGTCTCAATATATGTTTTGGTACCAAGACCATGATGGTCACCTATACGTTCAGGGTGTTGATAATCAGTGGTACTTTGCTAAATATGAAACAAGTGAAAAAGGAGGGGGGAGTGTTGTTTCAACTGGGGTGTTGGCTTCGAGTGATACTGAAATACCCGTTGAATCAAACATAAAAAACCTAAAAATTGATCCAATACATATCAATGAATCTTTTGACTCACCCGCTGCGAACCACAAAAGATTTACCCCAATGAATACTCAACGCTCACACCTAAACAGTCCTTCGAAAAAAAGGCTCACTGAGCAGGCCTTATTGGTAATACAGGTAAGTTTTTTAGACGAACAGATTGAAAATGATTTTCAGTCGACGATATTTGGTGAAAACCAACAAAGTGTTCAAGATTATTTTCTAAAAAATAGTTATGGGAATTATAAAGTTGTTCCAGCCAAAGAAAATGAAGGAACAAAAAATGATGGTGTTATTAATATCACGCTGGATATAGATCATCCTAACTGCCATTCAAAGTCTGAAAAAAATTGCCAAACTAAGCTCAATAAT encodes the following:
- a CDS encoding sugar-binding transcriptional regulator: MSNNIQDVSEENTDLLTEVAVAYYQDGATQEEISKKFSISRAKVGRMLKQARDEGIVEITVKYHPVFSAKIEQRLIERFGVKRALVALDQPNEEKQRLQVAGLVSNYLTSTLKNGMVVTVGQGRNVSSVAHHTGVITPRDCKFVCGIGGIHPRGGMFNADHICRQLAKKYGGSSETLYAPAYAENKAQKSAFMENSTVKQTLDLARKADVALVGIGDMSENSYMVDLGWFTAGEVVQSRLLQGVVGDFAGYDFFDVHGKAANTVMSDRVIGLGLEEFRPIAEVIAIAAENSKPLALLGALRTGVVDVIATSVSNALTVLNLDEQLKHASP